CCTGCGTGGCGGCCATGTAGACGGCGTCGATGTCCGGCCGCTCCTCGCGGTCGACCTTGATGTTGACGAAATGCGCGTTCATCAGCGCCGCGGTGCCCTCGTGCTCGAAGGACTCGTGCGCCATGACGTGACACCAATGGCAGGCGGCGTACCCGACGGACAAGAGAATCGGCACCCCGCGCCGGCGCGCCTCGGCCAGCGCTTCCGGACCCCATTCCCACCAATCCACCGGGTTCTCGGCGTGCTGCAGGAGGTACGGGGACGTCGCTTCGGCGAGGCGGTTCGACATGGTGCCGAGTGTGCCGCATTCCGGTAGTCGGCACATGGAGCGGGACAATCGGCCAGAACGGCCACCGCACCCCGCCGAGGTCGGGCAGAACTCGCGCCGATCCGCTGAGCGGACGCTGAGAAATCCGACCACTGGCCTTGGTCGCCCGAAGAGAAGCTCGCTAGAGTCCGCCTCCATGAGGCGATCCGCTCGCGTTGGCTCCCTGAAATCCCTCACCGCACTCGCATTCATCGGATGTCTTGGTTTGTCCGGTTGCAGTGTCCATGCGGCTTCCGCGGCACCGAACTGGATCAGTTTCGCGAACGGCCGCCTCGCGTACGGCACCGATGCGCAGGGCAACCGGATCCCCGATTTCTCCCGGGTCGGCTACCGGAACGGCGATGCTCCGCCGCCGGAACTGCCGGTCGCGGCGACTGTCGGGCCGCAGCCGTCCGGGGATGACACCGCACGGATTCAGCAGGCCATCGACCAGGTCGCGAACAGCGGCAAGCCCGGCGCCGTGCAACTGTCGGCAGGCGACTACCGACTCGAAGGCACTCTCCGGATCAGCGCCGGCAACGTCGAACTACGCGGCGCGGGCAGCGACGCGAACGGAACGCGGCTGGTCGCGGCGGGCACCCTGCACACCCTGGTCACGATCGCCGGCACCGGCTCGCGTGCCTCGGCCGGATCGGCGATCCCGGTCGCCAGCGGCTACGTCCCGGTCGGTGCGGATCAGCTCGACGTCACCGATTCCTCGTCCCTGCACGTCGGCGACCACGTCATCGTGCAGCGACCGCAGGAACAAGCGTGGATTCACGCGATCGGCATGGACCAGATCCCGCCGCGGCCGGACGGCACCCCGAGCAAGCAGTGGACTCCGAACGCCGGCCTGGAGTTCGACCGGACGATCACCGCTGTCCACGGCAAAACGGTCCGCTTCGACGTGCCGCTCACCAACGCCTTGGAAAGCCAGTACGCCCACGCGACCGTCACCCGCTATGCGTATCCCGGGCGGATCAGCGGTTCCGGCCTCGCACACCTGTCCGCGGACGGCGCCCAGTTCGAGCGGGATCCCGCGTGGCACGACGACGGTTTCTTCAAATCCCAACTGGTCTCCGTGGACACCGCGCAGGACAGCTGGATCGACGACGTGGTCGCGGACCATTTCGGTTCCGCCTTCACGGTGGGGCAGAACGCGCTCCGGATCAGCCTGCTGCGCACCTCGTCTCTCGACGAGTCCGTCCCGCAGGACATCCACGACCAACCCGCCGCCTACACCATCAGCGGCCAGGAAACCCTGGTGCGGCAATGCACCGTCACCGGCAGCAACGTGCACGCCTGGGTCACGCAGGCGAGGGTGCCGGGCCCCAACGTGATCAGCCGCTGCACGGCGACGAACACCGGTGCACGGATCCTCGACGCCGGCCCGCACCAGCGCTGGGCCAGCGGCACTCTCTACGACGACCTGGCGATGAGCCCGCCGTCCGGTCATCTTCAGCTGTCCGACCGGCAGTGGATGGGCAGCGGCCAGGGCTGGGCGGGCGCGAATTCGGTCCTGTGGAACTGCGCCGCCGGCTCCTATCTCGTGGAAAACCCGCCGACCGCGCACAACTGGGCGCTCGGGTGCACCGGAACTCAGGACAAGCCGCCGTCGGGCCACCGGACCGGCGAGATCGGGTCGCCCGGCACGCACCTTCCGCCGGAAAGCCTTTACGACGAGCAACTGGCCGAACGGCGCTGACGAAGCCTTCCCCGCTGTCTGCGGCTTAAGACATTCGAGTGATGCTTGCTGTTGGCCGTACGACAGTCGCCCTGCTCAAGTCCATAAACGGTGAACTCCGTTGCGAGTTGCAGTTCGCAAATGCAGACAGGCTTAATCGCGGCGACTAGAGTAACTACCCGGCTCCACAGGGTGACGAATACACCTGGGCCCAGCGGACCCGGGACGATCTACGCACGGGGAGGCGTACATCGTGGCCGACAATCAGCAGTCCGACCTGCCTCCGAACCGGAGGCGCGGCGCCGCGTCGATCGAGACGACGGCGGTCGCGCCGCCGCCGGGCGACGGGTACTCGTACGACAAAGCGACGCTCAAAGAAATCGCGACCCGCTACGAAAAACTCGCCGACAAGTTCCGGCTCGACAAGGATCGCGCAGGGGTCATCGCGCGAACCCAGCCGCCCGGGCTGGATTTTTCCAGCACCGACAACGCGGCCGTCTTCCGAAGTTCCGGAGAAGTCCTGTGGGGCTCGCTGGAGCAATGCGAACGGTATTGCCGCGATCAAGCTGCCAAACATCGCGCGGCGCTCCAAAAATACTCGGATGCCGACGAGGCGCATTCGACCGAAATGCACCGGGCCGGGGGAAGTCTGTGAGACGCGCCCTGGCGCTCGCCCCCTTGGCCCTGTTCGCCCTCGCCGGCTGCTCGGCCACGACCCCGGGGCAAGCCGTCCCGGCCGAGAGCACCGGTCCGCCGACGGCGAGAACCACCCCGGCGGACGAGGTTCCCGGCCCCGGCGTGCCGAAAGTGCCGAACCCGATCGACATCACCAGATTCAAGCAGAATCCCTGCGCCGCTCTGACCGCGGAGCAGATTTCGAGTCTGCTCGGCGACGAGGCACGCGTCGTTCCGGACCCGAAAGGCGCCGGCGGACCCGGCTGTGGCTGGTTCTCCCAGGCGCACCTCGTGGTGCTGTTCCCGAACGTCGACAAACTCGGTCTGACCTCGATCTATCGCGCCAAAGGCGGCACCTATCCGTTCTTCGCGCCCCTCGCCCCGGTGGACGGTTACCCGGTCGTCGCTTACGGCATAGAGGACGTGCGGGCCCGGCTCGGCGAGTGCAATGTCGCGCTGGGAACGAGCGACCGCGAAACCGTTGACGTGTCGATCACCCAATCGCCGGCGCACAAAGGCGAGAAGGATCCGTGCGAATCAGCGCGCGAGGTCGCGGGGAAAGTGCTCGGCAATCTGCGAGGAGGACGCTGATGGACGGTCGATCATTGACCCCGGCGGAGATCTACCAGCACATCACCGGCGGGCAGGGGCCCGAATCGCTGGGCGAGACCGCGAGGTCCGCGGCGGATCTCAGCCGGGACTTGACGGAACGGATCGACGAAATCGCGGCCCTCGCGGACAAAATCCGTACCGGATGGCACGGAGCCACCGCTGAGGAAGCCGCTGGCTCGGCTGGTCCGCTGATGTCCGCTTCCGCGTCGATCAGCACGAATCTCGTGTTCGCGCAGGCCGCGGCGGACGGGCAGATCTCGGCTTTCCAGACTGTCAAAAACACGGTGAAACCGATCGGCGACCGCCCGGAAATCGGCCCGCAGCACGTGTACGACCTGCTTCAAGGAAAGCTCGCTTACTTCGCCGAGCTGAACCAATGGCAGACCGACGCCCAGCACAACATCGACGCCTACACCGGATACCACTCGACGACCGGCGTCAACTCCGGCCGGATTCCGGCGCACTACGCGGAACTGAGCGACACCGGTGCGTCCGTTTCCCCCGCCAGTACCAGCACACCGCGGCCACCAGTCGCGGGTCCCAGCAGACCGAGCGGCAAACCGCCCGACCACCGCCGTGCTGGCGTCAGCGAACCGCCTCCGGGCAACGCGGGCTCCGCGGGTCCGATGCCGAACCCACGGCAGCCGAGGCCTGCGCCAAGCAGCGAGCGCCCGGCGCATCATCCGGGCAGTCGCGGACCCGACCCGGCGGAAAGCCATTCCTCGGCAACGCCGTCCGAAGCGGCCAAACCGCCGGATTCGACTCGCCTCAGTTCGTCCGCTCCCAGCCCGATCGCATTGCCGCCCGGATATCGATTCGGGCCTTCCGGCCAGCCGATCAACCCTCTCGGCGCTCCCGGATTCGATCCGGTACCCGGCAGCGGCTACGCCCTCAGCAGCCCCGGCGGCGACCCGAACGGCGGCCCGGAAAGCGGAAACCGGACCGGTGCCCGCGCTCCCGGCGGACCGGCTCCGGCCCGCAGCGGCCAGGCCGGAACGCCAGGCGCGGCAGGGAAAAACGGCAGCATGGCCGGCAGCGGAATGCCCGGGAAAAGCAAGGAAAAGGACAAGGAGAGAACCGCTCCGCCCTACCTGCGGGAGACCGATCCGGACGTGTTCGGCGGGAGCGACGGCAAACCGACGCCGCCGGTGATCGGGGACCGGCCGGTCCGTTAGGCCGGGAGGAAGCGGTGCGCGCGACCGAGCTGTCCCTCGACGCCCTTCTCGGCGCGCTCCGGGAAGCTGGGTTCGACGAGCCGCATCCGGTGTTTTCCGGGCGGCTTCGGTTCACGGCCGACGAACGGCGGCTCGACCGGACCGTGCGCGAAGAGCTGGCGTGGCTCGGACTGACCGAGCACGGGCGGTTCGTCGACGAGTTCGAGGACGTCCTCTACGCGCTGGGCCGCGCCGACACCGAATACGTCGCCCACGTCGAGAATCAGGACATCCGCTACAGCGTGCTCGTCGCCGTCCGGGGACGGACCGGCGTCAAAGCGTTGTGTCGCGGCAACCGAGTGCGGCTGAAGGTGCTCGACGGGACCCATACCCCGGCCGGTGCGCTGGTCGCGAGCCTGCCGCGGTACCGGCCGGCCCAGCTGACTGCGTTCTCCCTGCCCCAGGAGGACTTCCAGGCGGACCACTCGGACGATCGCAGCCCAGCCGCACGCGTGGTCGACGACCTGTTCCAGCAGACCTGGTTCGGCGTCGGCGAGATGACCGTCGTCGTGCGCGAACCGGCGCGACCAGGGCGCGCGGAAGCCGGGCCGCTCAGCTACCTCGACCTCACCGACGGGCGCGTCGCGTTCGAGGTCTCCGGGCCCGAGGGAAACCGGTACATCACGGTGCTGCCCGGCGAGGACAGCCTGCTCACGGACAAGCTCACTGCCCTCCGCGACGGGCTCGCCAGGTAGCGCCTCGCCCGCCGCCGGAGGTCAGTCGCTCTTCTTGGCCGTCGCCGCGTCCGGCTTCTTCTCCGCAGCCGCAGCCGGTGCCGGTGCCGTCTCCGAATCCGCCTCAGCCTCAGCCGAAACCGAGCCGTCCGCGGAACCAGTCTCCGAAGCGGCCTCTTCCTGGTCGAACGTCTGCGGCACCTTCTTCAGGTGCTTGCTCATCGACCGGACCAGGAAGACGACCGCGACCAGGAACAGGATCAGCACCAGCAGGCCGACCGGCGAGGACTTGCCGAAGTCCTCGCCCTGGCCGCCGTTGTCCCCGCTGTCCGGCTGCTGGGACAGGACCAGCGCCGACGCGGTGAGCGGGACGACCGCGACGGCCGGCACACCGAAACTCATGGGCTCACCTTCTCCTTGATGCCTGCGAACAGATCGTCCTCCGGCAGCGTGCTGTCCACCAGGGAGCGGTTCAGCTCGTACTCCTCAGTGGGCCACACCTCGCGCTGGATCTCCAGCGGTACGGCGAACCAGCGGCTGGTCGGGTCGATCTGCGTGGCGTGCGCCTTCAGCGCCTCGTCGCGCACCTCGAAGTATTCCCCGCACTCGATCCGGGTCGTCACCCGCTCCATGATGTCGGCGCGGTCCGGGTCCCAGGACTTGAGCCACTCCTCGTACGGCGACTCCAGCCCGGCCTCCTTCAGCGCGGTGTCGAACGCCACCATCCGGGCCTTGGAGAACCCGTGCATGTAGTACAGCTTGAGCGGCTGCCACGGCTCGCCCGCCTCCGGGAACCGCTCCGGGTCGCCCGCCGCGTCGAAGGCCGCCATCGACACCTCGTGCGTGCGGATGTGGTCCGGGTGCGGGTACCCGCCGTTCTCGTCGTAGGTCGTGATGACGTGCGGACGGAACTCGCGGATCACGCGGACCAGCG
The nucleotide sequence above comes from Amycolatopsis sp. AA4. Encoded proteins:
- the mca gene encoding mycothiol conjugate amidase Mca, with the translated sequence MVGADELTTEDRKQRLRLMAVHAHPDDESSKGAATMAKYVAEGHEVMVVTCTGGEAGSILNPAMDRPDVLANMTEIRREEMARAAKILGVSHRWLGFIDSGLPEGDPLPPVPEGSFAVIPLEEAAEALVRVIREFRPHVITTYDENGGYPHPDHIRTHEVSMAAFDAAGDPERFPEAGEPWQPLKLYYMHGFSKARMVAFDTALKEAGLESPYEEWLKSWDPDRADIMERVTTRIECGEYFEVRDEALKAHATQIDPTSRWFAVPLEIQREVWPTEEYELNRSLVDSTLPEDDLFAGIKEKVSP
- a CDS encoding ESX secretion-associated protein EspG codes for the protein MRATELSLDALLGALREAGFDEPHPVFSGRLRFTADERRLDRTVREELAWLGLTEHGRFVDEFEDVLYALGRADTEYVAHVENQDIRYSVLVAVRGRTGVKALCRGNRVRLKVLDGTHTPAGALVASLPRYRPAQLTAFSLPQEDFQADHSDDRSPAARVVDDLFQQTWFGVGEMTVVVREPARPGRAEAGPLSYLDLTDGRVAFEVSGPEGNRYITVLPGEDSLLTDKLTALRDGLAR
- a CDS encoding DUF3558 domain-containing protein, giving the protein MRTVLPRSSCQTSRGAPKILGCRRGAFDRNAPGRGKSVRRALALAPLALFALAGCSATTPGQAVPAESTGPPTARTTPADEVPGPGVPKVPNPIDITRFKQNPCAALTAEQISSLLGDEARVVPDPKGAGGPGCGWFSQAHLVVLFPNVDKLGLTSIYRAKGGTYPFFAPLAPVDGYPVVAYGIEDVRARLGECNVALGTSDRETVDVSITQSPAHKGEKDPCESAREVAGKVLGNLRGGR